A genomic region of Alicyclobacillus sp. SO9 contains the following coding sequences:
- a CDS encoding MerR family transcriptional regulator, with amino-acid sequence MEYTIQKFANIAGISTRTLRYYDEIGLLSPARTSSSGYRIYGQWEVDQLQQILFYRELGVNLEVIRKIITDPTFDRIQALQKHLKRLLDRREQLDLLIANAEQTIALAEGRRTTMSDREKFEGFKERMIDENETAYGKEIRNKYGDDSVHKSNKRLQKMTEKEYEDWTHLGNEVKVTLAKAFQTGNPASDIAQKAAALHKRWLAFTWDKYTSEAHAELAQMYVDDERFKAFYDTEHPGTAEFLRDAIHIYTGFRV; translated from the coding sequence ATGGAATACACAATCCAGAAGTTCGCAAATATAGCCGGAATCAGTACCCGTACGCTTCGGTACTACGATGAGATTGGACTCTTGAGCCCGGCGAGAACCAGTTCATCAGGGTACCGAATTTACGGCCAATGGGAAGTCGACCAACTTCAGCAAATTCTGTTTTACAGGGAACTGGGTGTAAATCTTGAAGTCATCCGCAAAATCATAACAGACCCGACGTTTGACAGAATTCAAGCACTGCAGAAACATCTTAAGCGACTCCTTGACAGGCGAGAACAATTGGATTTATTGATAGCCAATGCGGAACAAACAATTGCATTGGCAGAAGGGAGACGAACCACCATGAGTGACAGAGAAAAGTTTGAGGGCTTCAAAGAGCGGATGATTGATGAAAACGAGACAGCCTATGGGAAAGAAATCCGCAATAAATACGGCGATGACTCCGTTCATAAATCAAACAAGAGGCTTCAGAAAATGACTGAGAAAGAGTATGAGGATTGGACCCACCTCGGGAATGAGGTGAAAGTCACTCTGGCAAAGGCATTCCAGACTGGGAATCCAGCCAGTGACATTGCACAGAAAGCGGCAGCACTTCATAAACGATGGTTAGCATTTACCTGGGATAAGTACACGAGTGAGGCTCATGCGGAACTTGCTCAAATGTATGTCGATGATGAACGATTTAAGGCGTTTTACGATACTGAGCACCCAGGGACAGCCGAGTTTCTCCGGGATGCCATTCACATTTATACAGGATTTAGGGTGTGA
- a CDS encoding dihydrofolate reductase, protein MISILLAKSRNGVIGKNNGMPWHIPEDLRYFKKLTTGKNIVMGRRTYTAIGRALPHRINYVVTRDTSFTAQNVHVLHHIDAITRIPGDVVIIGGGSIIEQTIHLAQVLYITEIDAVIEGNTTVEIDLSDWVLTSSTPGNQDKRSPFEYSFNVYVRKPTNAVSN, encoded by the coding sequence ATGATATCAATTCTTCTGGCAAAATCACGAAACGGGGTCATTGGCAAGAATAACGGCATGCCCTGGCATATTCCAGAGGACCTTCGGTACTTTAAGAAGCTCACGACTGGAAAGAACATCGTAATGGGGAGACGCACGTATACAGCCATTGGCCGTGCTCTACCGCATCGCATCAACTACGTCGTCACTCGTGACACATCATTTACAGCCCAAAATGTTCATGTCCTGCATCATATAGACGCTATCACCCGCATTCCGGGTGACGTTGTCATCATTGGAGGCGGCTCTATTATCGAGCAAACCATCCATCTGGCGCAGGTTCTGTATATAACCGAGATTGACGCCGTTATAGAAGGAAATACCACTGTCGAAATCGACCTGTCAGACTGGGTACTTACGTCAAGTACTCCTGGAAACCAAGACAAGAGAAGTCCGTTTGAATACAGTTTTAATGTCTACGTTCGCAAACCCACAAATGCTGTTTCGAACTGA
- a CDS encoding glycine betaine ABC transporter substrate-binding protein, whose amino-acid sequence MNRKLGLILSGTALCAVAVTGCGTQNQTSSQNSSVQQNSAQGSSTGSASKSITIGYINWSEDVATTYLWKYLLEQKGYQVHLKTVSLGPMFVGLSKGGIDLFFDSWLPEQNQYISKYKSNLATIGKWYKGKTREGFVVPTYMKNVNSISDLNKVKSKLNGRIVGIGSGAVEMKLAKKAVTTYGLKENLISSSAPAMLSALKKAYGQKKDVVVTLWSPHWAFAKYHLKYLSDPKQVFGKPGWIQGETNKKWLNSHPQAAKWLKNFKITQKQLGTLEEDINNSKSKNAAVKKWVSNNQSLVKSWMS is encoded by the coding sequence ATGAACAGAAAGTTAGGCTTAATTTTGTCCGGAACAGCGCTCTGTGCCGTTGCAGTCACAGGATGCGGTACACAGAACCAGACATCAAGTCAAAATTCTTCCGTTCAGCAAAATTCGGCGCAGGGCTCGTCAACGGGATCGGCTAGTAAATCCATCACGATTGGTTACATCAACTGGTCTGAGGACGTCGCAACCACATATCTTTGGAAATACTTGCTTGAACAAAAGGGCTATCAGGTTCACCTTAAGACTGTATCTTTAGGTCCGATGTTTGTGGGCTTGTCTAAAGGCGGCATCGATCTCTTCTTCGACTCTTGGCTCCCCGAACAAAACCAATATATCAGCAAATACAAGTCTAACCTTGCAACCATTGGAAAATGGTACAAGGGCAAGACAAGAGAAGGTTTTGTGGTACCGACCTACATGAAGAATGTAAACTCCATTTCGGATTTGAACAAAGTCAAATCAAAGCTTAATGGGAGAATTGTAGGGATTGGTTCAGGTGCCGTAGAGATGAAATTGGCGAAGAAGGCCGTAACCACGTACGGGCTTAAGGAGAATCTGATTTCTAGTTCTGCCCCGGCTATGCTGAGTGCCTTGAAAAAAGCATACGGTCAGAAAAAAGACGTTGTTGTCACACTCTGGAGTCCGCACTGGGCATTCGCAAAATATCATTTGAAATACTTGTCTGACCCGAAGCAAGTGTTTGGGAAACCCGGATGGATCCAGGGAGAAACAAATAAAAAGTGGCTCAACTCACACCCGCAAGCAGCGAAGTGGCTGAAGAACTTTAAGATTACGCAGAAGCAACTGGGAACTTTGGAGGAAGACATCAACAATTCGAAATCCAAAAATGCGGCTGTGAAAAAGTGGGTTAGCAACAACCAGTCTCTGGTAAAAAGCTGGATGAGCTAA
- a CDS encoding MBL fold metallo-hydrolase → MTESTSTQKMPVPKVFEEIMDHKPLFILDVRNEEDYGDWKIEGDAVTSINVPYFDLLDDLKPLDEKLPEDQSVLVVCAKEGSSEYVAEQLREEGRTDVFVMEGGMKGWSQYLHPVKAGDLPNGGSLYQFVRVGKGCLSYMIVSGKQALVVDAARMTDVYEHFAKDLGVSIEHVVDTHLHADHISGGRKLAASTGARYWLPPGDAERVTYDYTQLADGTTLSVGSSGVKVRALATPGHTSGSTSIVVDDKYLLSGDTLFVQSIGRPDLAGKAGEWALDLYSSLHETYHNLSPDLHVLPAHFATTGELDDSGRVMARLGTLFERNSSLGVDDKAEFERMVTENLPPQPNAYREIREVNMGQLEVDDSAKLEEMEIGPNRCAVSD, encoded by the coding sequence ATGACAGAATCTACATCCACGCAGAAAATGCCGGTGCCAAAGGTTTTTGAAGAAATCATGGACCACAAACCGTTGTTTATCCTCGACGTTCGCAATGAGGAAGATTATGGCGATTGGAAGATTGAAGGCGACGCTGTTACCTCCATCAATGTGCCCTACTTTGATTTGCTGGACGATCTCAAACCGTTGGACGAGAAGTTGCCGGAAGACCAGTCGGTGCTCGTCGTATGTGCGAAAGAAGGATCATCAGAATATGTGGCAGAACAGTTGCGCGAAGAAGGTCGAACAGATGTCTTCGTGATGGAAGGTGGAATGAAGGGCTGGAGTCAATACCTCCACCCCGTAAAAGCAGGAGATTTGCCCAACGGCGGCAGTCTATACCAGTTTGTCCGTGTCGGCAAAGGTTGTCTGTCTTATATGATTGTGTCAGGAAAGCAGGCACTGGTGGTGGACGCAGCTCGAATGACAGATGTCTATGAGCACTTCGCCAAAGACCTCGGAGTTTCCATTGAGCATGTCGTCGATACGCATCTCCACGCCGATCACATTTCTGGCGGTCGAAAGCTAGCTGCCAGCACTGGCGCACGCTACTGGCTTCCGCCGGGGGATGCAGAGCGCGTCACGTACGACTACACCCAGCTGGCAGACGGAACGACTCTCTCCGTTGGGTCTTCAGGCGTAAAGGTTCGTGCACTTGCAACCCCCGGACACACGTCAGGAAGTACCAGCATTGTCGTCGATGACAAATATCTGCTGTCAGGCGACACGCTCTTCGTACAGTCTATCGGTCGCCCCGATTTGGCCGGTAAAGCCGGAGAATGGGCGCTAGATTTGTACTCTTCCTTGCACGAAACCTACCACAATTTAAGTCCAGATTTACATGTACTTCCGGCACACTTTGCTACTACGGGCGAACTCGATGACAGCGGCCGTGTGATGGCGAGACTAGGGACATTGTTTGAGCGCAACAGTTCACTCGGTGTCGACGACAAAGCTGAGTTTGAACGCATGGTGACTGAGAATCTGCCGCCTCAACCGAATGCTTACAGAGAAATTCGCGAAGTGAACATGGGACAGCTTGAGGTAGACGACTCGGCCAAGTTGGAGGAAATGGAAATCGGGCCAAACCGTTGTGCCGTCAGTGATTAG
- a CDS encoding MFS transporter, translating into MERYFRRRFGVSRSPPFPSLIFRTKGDKDGISKHYRLSRQFLNLWLAQGVSQFGDALLEVTLPVWVGLVTKSSSQVAGVAAAELLPAILVGPLSGVIAERFNPKIIMVLTDLFRAFAVLLLLEFHGAGTAYLAYIVSFLLSFGTRLFIPAQSVLVRKTIRDKDIQKAQGVLHVASSVSLALGPALGGTLILSMGPIPTVITDSGTFILSTLLLLDIRQGTDGLAVCKKLTLPSSETSIKADVMVAFHYLLESRRLVVVAVVTAILTLVGFIWFTVDVFYVGTYLGVPGEAVGYLWAASGLGDLLAGLLIVPRAGKLNSAYLVIGGLLVRTMALFSYSVIGDFWYALWICLLAGFGDGMASIGLSTMAMQHSSPGVIGRVSSTLDIVGQFSGIGATALIAAIGSSSTPRQDLQACGVLLSATIVFVLSWTRPTSGHERTHDDDV; encoded by the coding sequence GTGGAAAGATATTTTCGACGGCGCTTTGGTGTGTCCAGAAGTCCCCCTTTTCCTTCTCTAATTTTCAGAACAAAGGGGGATAAGGATGGCATATCGAAGCATTATAGATTAAGTCGCCAATTTTTGAATTTGTGGTTGGCTCAGGGTGTTTCACAGTTTGGAGATGCACTTTTGGAGGTTACGCTGCCGGTATGGGTCGGGTTAGTAACGAAATCATCCAGTCAGGTCGCGGGTGTTGCAGCGGCAGAGTTACTTCCTGCAATCTTAGTTGGTCCACTTTCGGGCGTGATTGCTGAGCGATTTAATCCGAAGATTATAATGGTACTGACGGACTTGTTTAGAGCATTTGCAGTTCTGTTGCTCCTCGAATTTCACGGGGCCGGCACTGCTTATCTTGCGTACATTGTTAGTTTCCTGCTAAGTTTTGGAACCCGGCTCTTTATTCCTGCACAATCCGTTCTTGTGCGGAAAACAATCCGGGACAAGGACATCCAGAAAGCCCAAGGCGTACTACACGTTGCCTCCAGCGTTTCTCTGGCACTAGGGCCTGCCTTAGGTGGAACGCTGATTCTTAGCATGGGTCCCATTCCGACGGTGATTACAGACTCCGGAACGTTCATCCTTTCAACGCTACTTCTCCTCGACATTCGTCAGGGGACGGACGGATTGGCAGTTTGTAAAAAGTTGACTCTGCCTTCGAGTGAGACTTCCATAAAGGCAGACGTCATGGTGGCATTTCATTACTTGTTGGAGAGTCGTCGACTTGTAGTTGTAGCAGTCGTTACCGCTATATTGACACTTGTAGGGTTCATTTGGTTTACGGTCGACGTGTTCTATGTAGGGACCTATCTCGGTGTACCCGGCGAAGCGGTGGGGTATCTATGGGCTGCTTCCGGACTAGGCGACTTGTTGGCAGGACTGTTGATTGTTCCTCGTGCTGGGAAGCTGAACTCCGCTTACTTGGTCATTGGCGGTTTACTTGTTCGCACAATGGCGCTCTTTTCTTACTCTGTGATAGGCGATTTCTGGTATGCATTGTGGATATGTCTATTAGCTGGGTTCGGCGATGGCATGGCATCTATTGGGCTGTCGACAATGGCCATGCAGCACTCGTCCCCTGGAGTAATTGGAAGGGTGTCTTCCACGCTGGATATTGTAGGTCAATTCTCGGGAATAGGTGCCACCGCTTTGATTGCTGCAATTGGTTCTAGTTCTACACCACGACAGGATTTACAGGCGTGCGGTGTATTGCTCTCCGCTACTATAGTTTTTGTTTTATCTTGGACGCGGCCCACGAGCGGTCATGAAAGGACTCACGACGATGACGTGTAG
- the betB gene encoding betaine-aldehyde dehydrogenase, whose protein sequence is MVTIDEIEAKMYVDGDWICAKTGEKRDIINPFNQKVIGQVEEAGLEDVQIAVEAARQAFDKGKWPHLPAAERGRKLFCLAQLLQEERERFAQIETLNTGKTLMESLADMEDIANVFRYFAGLADKSGGEAIASPIEHSSSMVVREPVGVCAQITPWNYPLLQAAWKIAPALAAGCTVILKPSELTPLTSLELAKLAERAGIPRGVFNVLTGPGHSVGAALSESDDIDLVSFTGGGATGRKIMKAAAGNFKKIALELGGKNPNIVFADADFDTAVDYALNAVFFHAGQVCSAGARLLLENEIHDRFVEELKRRIPKIRLGDGFDDTVQMGPLISREHLDKVEHYVNIAEKEGASLVLGGKRPESPELKDGFFFEPTLFIDCQETMRVVQEETFGPILTVERFVDEEDAVRKANNTIYGLAGAVWTTDADRAQRVSHALRMGTVWINDFHPYFAQAPWGGYKQSGIGRELGHSGLDEYTELKHVFQNHAPKPMNWFGV, encoded by the coding sequence ATGGTAACAATTGATGAAATCGAAGCGAAAATGTATGTAGACGGAGACTGGATTTGTGCAAAAACGGGTGAGAAGAGGGACATCATTAACCCTTTTAACCAGAAAGTGATTGGTCAGGTAGAAGAAGCTGGCCTGGAAGATGTCCAGATTGCAGTGGAGGCAGCGAGACAGGCCTTTGACAAAGGAAAGTGGCCCCATTTACCGGCCGCAGAACGGGGTCGTAAGCTGTTTTGCCTTGCACAATTGCTGCAAGAAGAGCGAGAAAGGTTTGCGCAAATAGAGACGCTCAATACCGGGAAGACCCTGATGGAAAGTCTCGCTGATATGGAGGATATTGCTAACGTGTTTCGCTACTTCGCCGGTTTGGCTGACAAATCGGGCGGAGAAGCGATTGCGTCTCCAATTGAGCATTCCAGTAGTATGGTTGTACGTGAACCGGTTGGTGTCTGTGCCCAAATCACACCTTGGAACTACCCATTGCTGCAGGCCGCGTGGAAAATTGCTCCAGCCCTGGCTGCCGGCTGCACCGTGATTCTCAAGCCCAGTGAACTGACACCCCTGACATCTCTCGAACTGGCCAAGTTAGCGGAGCGGGCAGGAATCCCTCGCGGTGTGTTTAACGTGCTTACGGGACCTGGGCATTCCGTTGGTGCAGCGTTGTCTGAATCGGACGATATCGACTTGGTCTCTTTCACCGGCGGCGGAGCCACGGGCCGGAAAATTATGAAGGCTGCGGCCGGAAACTTTAAGAAAATTGCCTTGGAGCTCGGCGGAAAGAATCCCAATATTGTGTTTGCTGATGCGGACTTTGACACGGCAGTGGATTACGCGTTAAACGCAGTATTTTTTCATGCAGGTCAAGTCTGCTCTGCTGGTGCAAGACTGTTATTAGAAAATGAAATTCACGACAGGTTCGTTGAAGAATTAAAACGGAGAATTCCTAAGATTCGACTAGGAGACGGATTTGACGATACTGTGCAAATGGGTCCGCTTATTTCCCGGGAACATTTGGACAAAGTTGAGCACTACGTCAACATTGCTGAGAAAGAAGGTGCTTCTCTGGTACTCGGCGGCAAGCGACCCGAATCTCCGGAACTGAAGGACGGATTCTTCTTTGAGCCGACTCTGTTTATAGACTGCCAAGAAACCATGCGGGTCGTGCAGGAGGAGACCTTTGGTCCGATTCTCACAGTCGAGCGGTTTGTCGACGAGGAGGACGCTGTGCGAAAAGCGAATAATACCATCTATGGACTGGCAGGAGCAGTGTGGACGACTGACGCCGACAGAGCGCAGCGTGTCTCACACGCACTGCGCATGGGAACGGTCTGGATTAATGATTTTCACCCCTACTTCGCACAAGCACCGTGGGGAGGTTACAAGCAATCTGGGATTGGTCGTGAGTTGGGACATTCCGGACTTGACGAATACACGGAGCTGAAACATGTTTTTCAAAATCATGCACCAAAGCCGATGAATTGGTTTGGCGTGTAG
- a CDS encoding NAD(P)/FAD-dependent oxidoreductase, whose product MKDILVIGSGPAGMATAVWARRLGLSVQVYEQDAIPGGQLNLIKGEIEDYPGVDCSGPELRDKIVHRLDSMGVEIVLNSHVSDLDPVQRTIVVNGHQVSGRNIVIATGGRPRKLGIPGEQEMYARGETYRSSVHASQMKGKPVIVVGGGDRAVENAYQFLKGGAHVTLVHRGDNLTARRGMTDLLRTVPGCEYLFNCTPTRIVGSQKVEGLKVEMDGKETLLKADAIVITIGLQPTTSFLHDKLPLDTEGRIETNQVYETKYRGVFAIGDAMISSQFSSIAACGGQGMVVAKQIAVSM is encoded by the coding sequence TTGAAGGACATCCTGGTTATCGGTTCAGGACCAGCTGGTATGGCAACTGCCGTATGGGCCCGTCGTCTGGGACTTAGTGTGCAGGTGTATGAACAAGATGCGATTCCAGGGGGTCAATTGAATCTCATCAAAGGAGAAATTGAGGATTATCCGGGCGTAGATTGCTCAGGTCCCGAGTTGCGTGACAAAATTGTCCATCGGTTAGACAGCATGGGTGTGGAGATCGTACTGAATAGTCATGTTTCCGATTTAGATCCCGTTCAACGCACGATTGTCGTGAACGGTCACCAGGTGTCTGGGAGAAACATTGTGATTGCAACAGGCGGCAGGCCGCGTAAGCTTGGAATTCCTGGAGAGCAAGAAATGTATGCAAGAGGTGAAACCTACCGCAGTTCAGTCCATGCCTCTCAGATGAAAGGTAAACCGGTGATTGTCGTTGGTGGTGGGGACAGAGCTGTCGAAAACGCATACCAGTTCCTCAAAGGCGGTGCACACGTGACTTTGGTACATAGGGGAGACAATTTGACTGCCAGACGGGGCATGACGGATTTGCTGCGAACAGTACCTGGGTGTGAGTACTTATTTAACTGTACACCGACAAGAATTGTTGGCTCTCAGAAAGTAGAAGGTTTGAAAGTGGAAATGGACGGAAAAGAGACACTGCTGAAGGCGGATGCAATTGTGATAACGATTGGTCTTCAGCCCACCACATCCTTTTTACATGACAAGTTGCCGCTCGACACGGAAGGACGAATTGAGACAAACCAAGTTTATGAGACAAAATACAGAGGGGTGTTTGCTATAGGAGACGCCATGATTTCTTCGCAGTTCTCCAGCATCGCTGCTTGCGGTGGTCAAGGAATGGTGGTTGCAAAGCAAATCGCCGTGTCAATGTAA
- a CDS encoding amidohydrolase family protein: MSKALMLEKPKGIRLVDTDIHERVQYADLLPYLEDPWRRYILDCEWKQEKHLPYTQPAIAGLDRADARLSDGRPAGSDLDFMKQQLLDSGGHEFGILTGALDPSPSSMNGWYEMGAALASAYNDWQIEHWLERDERLYGSVHIAAKDVQTAVREIHRVGSHPKMVQVLLPLDDTLWGDPYYHPIFEAAVQHRLAVGMHHNEPPVYYGKFPRYFIEWHTMIPTAHMMQVTNLVFNGVFEKFPALKVLMIEGGFTFAPFLMRKMDEQYRHLRHEVPWIKRMPSEIIRNHIRFTTQPMDEMNRKDFMRVIEGLESEDMICFSTDYPHWDYDSPIRALPSLDFPLKEKIYSTNAKAMYEKLPGGGRQ; encoded by the coding sequence ATGAGTAAAGCACTAATGTTGGAAAAACCAAAAGGAATACGCCTGGTGGATACTGACATTCATGAGCGCGTGCAATACGCGGATTTGCTTCCCTATTTGGAAGACCCATGGCGTCGCTACATTTTGGATTGTGAGTGGAAGCAGGAGAAGCATTTGCCTTATACCCAGCCGGCCATTGCAGGGTTGGACCGGGCGGACGCGAGACTCAGTGACGGGCGGCCCGCGGGGTCTGATTTGGACTTCATGAAACAGCAACTGTTGGATTCGGGCGGGCATGAGTTTGGAATTTTAACCGGAGCGTTGGACCCATCTCCGTCGTCAATGAACGGATGGTACGAGATGGGAGCCGCACTTGCCTCTGCTTATAATGATTGGCAGATTGAACACTGGCTGGAACGGGATGAAAGGTTGTACGGTTCAGTGCATATTGCCGCAAAGGATGTACAGACCGCCGTCCGCGAGATTCATCGTGTCGGGTCACATCCCAAAATGGTGCAGGTTTTGCTTCCTTTAGATGACACCCTTTGGGGAGACCCCTATTATCACCCAATTTTTGAAGCTGCGGTACAGCACCGGCTCGCTGTCGGGATGCATCACAATGAACCGCCGGTGTACTATGGAAAATTTCCGCGGTACTTTATCGAATGGCACACTATGATTCCGACTGCCCATATGATGCAGGTCACTAATTTGGTTTTTAACGGTGTGTTTGAGAAATTTCCAGCTTTAAAAGTGCTGATGATTGAAGGCGGATTTACATTTGCCCCTTTTCTAATGAGGAAAATGGATGAGCAGTATCGGCACCTTCGGCACGAAGTGCCTTGGATTAAGCGGATGCCAAGTGAAATTATTCGCAATCATATTCGATTTACGACTCAGCCAATGGATGAAATGAACCGCAAGGATTTTATGCGGGTCATTGAGGGACTGGAGTCGGAAGATATGATTTGTTTTTCGACCGACTATCCACACTGGGATTACGATTCTCCTATTCGCGCGTTACCGTCTCTAGACTTTCCATTGAAAGAAAAAATATATTCAACCAACGCGAAGGCGATGTACGAGAAATTACCGGGGGGTGGAAGGCAGTGA
- a CDS encoding Rieske (2Fe-2S) protein has translation MRQVVCKTSDVNPGEMQEARFGELPIVLCRTLEGKFYAFSNRCLHQGASLADGMLCGAPVPTDTPGEYRYEREGQILRCPWHGREFDVVNGGQMLADPARCLPRFQIEIEDDRVVVVR, from the coding sequence GTGAGGCAGGTGGTCTGCAAAACTTCAGACGTGAACCCTGGAGAGATGCAAGAGGCAAGATTTGGTGAACTGCCAATTGTTTTGTGCCGTACTCTCGAAGGTAAATTCTATGCATTCTCCAACCGGTGTCTGCATCAAGGTGCTTCATTAGCTGACGGAATGCTTTGTGGTGCGCCTGTGCCAACGGATACACCTGGAGAGTACAGGTATGAACGTGAAGGACAAATTCTCCGCTGCCCCTGGCACGGAAGAGAGTTTGATGTTGTAAATGGGGGTCAAATGCTGGCCGACCCCGCTCGTTGCCTTCCGCGCTTCCAAATTGAAATTGAAGATGACCGTGTCGTTGTAGTTCGATAA
- a CDS encoding bifunctional 5,10-methylenetetrahydrofolate dehydrogenase/5,10-methenyltetrahydrofolate cyclohydrolase has protein sequence MEPTLLRGKPVVQEMEATLSERVKKLFLKGTKPCLATILVGNDPASTTYVRMKARACERNQLESRQIHLPETTDTAALIDVIKNLNIDPGVHGILLQHPVPRHIEERAAFEAIVPEKDVDGVTSWGFGRMSFGLSSYHSCTPEAVMNILDYYEIPIKRKRAVVLGRSPILGKPVSMLLLNRDATVITCHSHTQHIDEIVRQADILVAAVGKNKFVQGSWVKPGAVIIDAGYSENTGDVDYAACLDVVSAITPVPGGVGPVTIANLLRNTVVAAEQTLR, from the coding sequence ATGGAGCCAACTTTATTGAGAGGGAAGCCTGTCGTTCAAGAGATGGAAGCCACCTTGTCTGAAAGAGTCAAGAAACTCTTTTTAAAGGGTACTAAGCCATGTCTTGCCACGATACTGGTTGGCAATGATCCGGCGTCAACGACCTACGTCCGCATGAAGGCACGGGCGTGTGAGCGAAATCAATTAGAGTCAAGACAGATTCACTTGCCTGAAACCACTGATACAGCTGCGCTCATTGACGTTATTAAGAACTTGAATATCGACCCAGGAGTTCATGGCATCTTACTGCAGCATCCAGTTCCTCGACATATAGAAGAACGAGCCGCATTTGAGGCCATTGTGCCGGAGAAGGATGTTGACGGTGTGACAAGTTGGGGTTTCGGACGCATGTCCTTCGGGCTAAGCAGCTACCATAGTTGTACCCCTGAAGCGGTCATGAATATCTTAGACTATTACGAAATTCCCATTAAACGAAAGCGGGCAGTGGTGCTTGGTCGAAGTCCAATATTGGGAAAGCCGGTATCCATGTTGTTGCTAAATAGAGATGCGACCGTCATTACTTGTCATTCACACACTCAACACATCGATGAAATAGTGCGACAAGCCGACATTCTGGTAGCGGCGGTCGGAAAGAATAAGTTTGTGCAAGGTTCGTGGGTCAAACCTGGAGCTGTCATCATTGACGCGGGATACAGTGAAAACACAGGGGACGTTGATTATGCTGCATGTCTAGACGTCGTTAGCGCGATAACACCCGTTCCAGGTGGTGTCGGTCCAGTTACAATTGCAAATCTTCTCAGGAATACAGTTGTAGCTGCTGAACAGACTTTGCGCTAA
- a CDS encoding DUF1330 domain-containing protein, with protein MDFEHGRYIEPSQRAGMRFMQRGIDGSVIMLNLLRFREFADYSAHPELASEVPITGAEAFNRYIEHTLPFLRKSGGDVMFLGKGGEFLIGPEDERWDLVMLIRQSSAQSFLAFSTHQDYLAGIGHRTAAIEDSRLLPMVELAKPM; from the coding sequence ATGGACTTTGAACATGGTCGCTACATCGAACCATCTCAACGCGCTGGCATGAGATTCATGCAACGTGGCATTGATGGTAGCGTCATCATGCTGAATCTGCTGCGTTTTCGCGAATTTGCCGATTACTCAGCCCATCCTGAACTTGCATCGGAGGTTCCAATCACTGGTGCCGAAGCGTTCAACCGCTACATTGAGCACACACTGCCATTTCTGCGAAAAAGCGGCGGTGACGTCATGTTTCTGGGTAAGGGTGGAGAGTTTCTTATCGGTCCGGAAGACGAAAGATGGGACCTTGTCATGCTGATACGCCAGAGCAGCGCGCAATCGTTTCTTGCTTTTTCAACCCATCAAGACTACTTAGCCGGTATCGGGCATCGGACTGCGGCAATAGAGGATTCACGCCTCCTACCTATGGTAGAGCTTGCAAAACCAATGTAA
- a CDS encoding GbsR/MarR family transcriptional regulator, protein MAGFDELEHARRHYSQAQAETMGMYGLNQSVGLLYGAMIFREAPLTLEDMCKETGMSKTSMSTGVRELARLQLVRKAFRPGVRKDLYEVERSQFTSFIEYFTKLWRRASELNLRAIRQSEAEIRKILQDTDNEELQTRAEEDLKILSESTTYYLWLRELTDAFERGDINVPIPTQAVHGEASNHE, encoded by the coding sequence ATGGCGGGATTTGACGAACTTGAACACGCCAGGCGCCACTATTCGCAAGCTCAGGCGGAAACGATGGGTATGTACGGGTTGAATCAATCTGTGGGCTTGCTTTACGGCGCAATGATTTTTCGAGAGGCACCTCTTACCTTAGAAGACATGTGTAAAGAGACCGGAATGAGTAAGACCAGCATGAGCACTGGTGTTCGAGAACTAGCACGTTTACAGCTTGTGAGAAAGGCATTTCGGCCCGGAGTGCGCAAAGACCTGTATGAAGTGGAGAGGAGTCAGTTTACTTCCTTCATTGAATACTTCACGAAACTCTGGAGAAGAGCGTCGGAATTGAACTTAAGGGCAATTCGTCAAAGTGAGGCTGAGATAAGGAAGATTCTGCAGGATACAGATAATGAGGAACTTCAGACTCGTGCAGAGGAAGATTTGAAAATACTAAGTGAATCAACCACATACTATCTCTGGCTGAGAGAGTTAACTGATGCGTTTGAACGCGGGGATATCAATGTACCTATTCCAACTCAAGCGGTACACGGGGAGGCGAGCAACCATGAGTAA